The window ACGAGGGCCTGTACGACCCCGCGGCCGAGCACGACGCCTGCGGCGTCGCCTTCGTCGCGACGCTGCGCGGCACACCCGGGCACGACATCGTCGACCACGCCCTCACGGCGCTGCGCAACCTCGACCACCGCGGTGCCGTCGGCGCGGAGCCCGACACCGGCGACGGCGCCGGCATCCTCCTGCAGGTGCCGGACGCCTTCCTGCGCGAGGTGGCCGAGGACGTCGGCGTCGTCCTGCCGGCCGCGGGCCGCTACGTCGTCGGCATCGCGTTCCTGCCGCCGCAGGCCGATGAGCGCCGGATCGCGGAGACCGCGGTCGAGACCGTCGCGGAGGAGGAGGGCCTGCGCGTCCTCGGCTGGCGCGACGTCCCCGTGGCGGTCGACCTCGTCGGACCGACGGCGCGCGCGTACATGCCCGTCTTCCGCCAGGTGTTCCTCGTCCCCGCCGAGGGCGGTCCCGCGGACGGCCTGAGCGGCCTGGAGCTCGACCGCTACGCGTTCTGCGTGCGCAAGCGCCTCGAGAACGACCACGGCGTGTACTTCCCGTCGCTGTCCAGCCGCACGCTCGTCTACAAGGGCATGCTGACGACCGGGCAGCTCGAGCCGTTCTTCCCGGACCTGTCCGACCGGCGTCTCGCGACCGAGCTCGCGCTCGTGCACTCGCGCTTCTCGACCAACACGTTCCCGTCGTGGCCGCTCGCGCACCCGTTCCGGATGATCGCCCACAACGGCGAGATCAACACCGTCCGCGGCAACCGCAACTGGATGCGGGCGCGGGAGTCCAGCCTGTCCAGCGAGCTCATCCCCGGCGACCTCGAGCGGCTGTACCCGGTCAACGCGGTCGGCGCGAGCGACTCCGCGAGCTTCGACGAGGTGCTGGAGCTGCTCCACCTCGGCGGGCGCTCACTGCCGCACGCGGTCCTCATGATGATCCCCGAGGCGTGGGAGAACCACGCCGAGATGGACCCCGCCCGGCGCGCGTTCTACGACTACCACTCCGACATCATGGAGCCCTGGGACGGACCCGCCTCCGTCACCTTCACCGACGGCACCCTCATCGGGGCCGTGCTCGACCGCAACGGCCTGCGTCCCGCGCGGTACTGGGTGACGAGCGAGGGCCTCGTCGTCATGGCGAGCGAGACCGGCGTCCTCGACATCGAGCCCGACCACGTGGTCCGCAAGGGCCGGCTCCAGCCGGGCCGCATGCTGCTCGTCGACACCGGCCAGGGCCGGATCATCGACGACGCCGAGATCAAGAGCCAGCTCGCCGCCGAGCAGCCCTACGCGCGCTGGCTGGAGGAGAACCGCGTCCACCTCGCCGACCTGCCCGAGCGGGTGCACGTCGTGCACCCGGCGGCGTCGGTGACGCGGCGGCAGCAGACCTTCGGCTACACCGAGGAGGAGCTGCGGGTCCTGCTCGCGCCGATGGCGGCCAACGCGGCCGAGCCGATCGGGTCCATGGGCACCGACACCCCGCTCGCGGTGCTGTCGCAGCGGCCGCGGCTGCTGTTCGACTACTTCACGCAGCTGTTCGCCCAGGTGACGAACCCGCCGCTGGACGCGATCCGCGAGGAGCTCGTCACGAGCCTGCGCGGGGCGATCGGCCCGGAGCTCAACATCCTCGAGGCGACGCCGCAGCACTGCGCCCACATCGTCCTGCCGTTCCCGGTCATCGACAACGACGAGCTCGCCAAGATCGTCCACATCGAGGACGGCGAGGGCCGCCCCGCGACCGTCGTCGTGGCCGGCCTGTACCGGGTGGCCGGCGGCGGGGCGGCGCTCGCACGGCGCATCGAGGAGATCTGCGCCGAGGTGGACCGCGCGATCGGGGCCGGTGCGCAGTTCGTCGTGCTGTCCGACCGGGACTCCACCGCGACGCTCGCGCCCATCCCGTCGCTGCTGCTCACCGCGGCGGTGCACCACCACCTCATCCGCACCCGCGCCCGCACCCGGGTGGGGCTGCTCGTCGAGGCGGGCGACGTGCGCGAGGTGCACCACTGCGCGCTGCTCGTCGGCTACGGCGCCGCGGCCATCAACCCCTACCTCGCCATGGAGTCCGTCGAGGACCTCGTGCGGCGCGGCACGCTGCCCGTCGACGCCCCCACCGCCACGCGCAACCTCATCAAGGCGCTCGGCAAGGGCGTGCTCAAGGTCATGAGCAAGATGGGCATCTCGACCGTGGCGTCGTACCGCGGCGCGCAGGTGTTCGAGGCGATCGGGCTGGGCCAGGAGCTCGTCGACCGCTACTTCACCGGCACCACGAGCCAGCTCGGCGGCGTCGGAATCGACGTGCTCGCCGAGGAGGTCGCGCGCCGGCACGCCGTCGCGTACCCGCCGGACGGCGGTCCGACGGGCCCGCGCATGCTCGCGCAGGGCGGGGAGTACCAGTGGCGCCGCGACGGCGAGATCCACCTCTTCGACCCCGAGACCGTGTTCCGGCTGCAGCACGCGACCCGCGCCCAGCGCGAGGACGTGTACCGCGAGTACACGCGGGCCGTCGACGACCGCAGCACCCGCCTCGGCACGCTGCGCGGGCTGTTCCGGCTGCGCACCGACGAGGCGGCACCCGTGCCGCTCGACGAGGTCGAGAGCGTCGAGTCGATCATGACGCGGTTCGCGACGGGCGCCATGAGCTTCGGCTCGATCAGCCCCGAGGCCCACGAGACCATCGCGGTCGGCATGAACCGCATCGGCGGGCGGTCCAACACCGGCGAGGGCGGCGAGGCGGTCGACCGTCTCCTCGACCCCGAGCGCCGCAGCTCCGTCAAGCAGGTGGCCTCGGGCCGCTTCGGCGTGACGAGCATGTACCTCACCCACGCCGACGACATCCAGATCAAGATGGCGCAGGGCGCGAAGCCCGGCGAGGGCGGCCAGCTGCCCGGGCACAAGGTGTACCCGCTCATCGCGAGCATCCGGAGCTCCACCCCGGGCGTCGGCCTCATAAGCCCGCCGCCGCACCACGACATCTACTCCATCGAGGACCTTGCGCAGCTGATCCACGACCTCAAGAACGCCAACCCGGGGGCGCGGATCCACGTCAAGCTCGTCTCCGAGATCGGCGTCGGCACGGTCGCGGCGGGTGTGAGCAAGGCCCACGCCGACGTCGTGCTCGTGTCCGGCCACGACGGCGGCACGGGCGCCTCGCCGCTCACGAGCCTCAAGCACGCGGGCGCCCCCTGGGAGCTCGGCCTCGCCGAGACCCAGCAGACGCTGCTGCTCAACAATCTGCGCGACCGCATCACCGTGCAGGTCGACGGCGCGATGAAGACCGGCCGCGACGTCGTCGTGGCGGCGCTGCTGGGCGCGGAGGAGTTCGGCTTCTCCACCGCCCCGCTCATCGTGTCCGGCTGCGTCATGATGCGCGTCTGCCACCTCAACACGTGCCCGGTCGGCGTGGCGACCATGGACCCGCGGCTGCGGGCCAAGTTCGCCGGCAAGCCGGAGTTCGTCGAGACGTTCTTCCGCTTCGTCGCCCAGGAGGTGCGCGAGCACCTCGCGGCCCTCGGGCTGCGCTCGGTCGACGAGGCCGTGGGCCGGGCGGACCTGCTCGACACGCGCCGCGCGGAGGAGCACTGGAAGGCCGACGGCCTCGACCTGTCCGGCGTGCTGCACCAGCCGGAGGGCGTCCCCGCCGGCGCGGCGCGCCACAAGGTCGTCGACCAGGACCACGGCCTGGAGAAGGCCCTCGACCAGACGCTCGTCCAGATGTCCGCGGACGCCCTCGAGCGTGGTGAGCCGGTCCGGATCGACGTGCCGGTGCGCAACATCAACCGCACGGTCGGGACGATGCTCGGCCACGAGGTGACCCTGCGCCACGGCGAGAAGGGCCTGCCCGACGACACCATCGACATCACGCTCACCGGCTCCGCCGGGCAGTCGCTCGGGGCGTTCCTGCCGCGCGGGATCACCCTGCGGCTGTGGGGCGACGCCAACGACTACGTCGGCAAGGGCCTGTCCGGCGGGCGGATCGTGGTCCGGCCGCACCGGGGCACGCGCTTCAACACCCAGCGCAACATCATCGGCGGCAACGTCATCGCCTACGGCGCGACGGCGGGGGAGATCCTCATCCAGGGCGAGGTCGGCGAGCGCTGCTGCGTGCGCAACTCCGGCGCGACAGTCGTCGTGGAGGGCGTGGGCGACCACGGCTGCGAGTACATGACGGGTGGCACGGTCGTCGTGCTCGGGCGCACCGGGCGCAACTTCGCCGCCGGCATGTCCGGTGGGGTCGCGTACGTGCTCGACCTGCGCGAGGGGCGGGTCAACCGCGAGCTCGTCGACGTCGAGCCCGTCGACGACGCCGACGTCGAGCTGCTGCTGCCGCTGCTGCGCCGCCACGTGGAGGAGACGGGCTCGCTCGTCGCGGAGGACCTCGTGCTCGAGCCCGACGTGCTGCGCGCCCGGGTGAGCAAGGTCGTGCCGCGCGAGTACCGCCGCGTCCTCGCCGTCCGCGCCGAGGCCGAGGCCGAGGGCCTCGACGTCGACGGCGAGGAGGTCTGGCAGCGGATCGTCGCGCCGGCCTGAGGCGGCCGGCGGCGTCGTCGCACGCGTGTGCGCGCGGGTCCGCGCCCTGGACCCGCGCGCACGGAGCGCCCGCGGCGACGACTAGCGTGGGCGCCATGCGTCGCGCGAAGATCGTCTGCACCCTCGGCCCGGCGGTCGCCGGCACGGACCGGATCCGCCAGCTCGTCGAGGCGGGCATGGACGTCGCCCGCATGAACTTCAGCCACGGCGACCACTCCGACCACGAGCAGAACTTCGCCGACGTGCGGGCGGCGGCGGAGGCCACGGGCCGCAACGTCGCGATCCTGCTCGACCTGCAGGGTCCGAAGATCCGCCTCGGCCGCTTCGCCGAGGGCGCCACCGAGCTCGTGCCCGGCGCGGAGTTCACGGTCACCACCGAGGACGTCGTCGGCGACGGCGAGCAGGTCTCCACGACGTACGCGGGCCTGCCCGGGGACGTGTCCGCCGGCGACACCATCCTCATCGACGACGGCCGGCTGTCGCTGCGGGTGCTGTCGGTCGACGGTCCGCGCGTGCGGACCGAGGTCGTCGTGGGTGGCCGCGTGTCGAACAACAAGGGCCTCAACCTGCCGGGCGTGGCCGTGAGCGTGCCCGCCCTCACCGACAAGGACGTCGAGGACCTCCGCTTCGGGCTGCGGCTCGGCGTCGACCTCGTCGCGCTGTCGTTCGTCCGCAACGCGGTCGACGCCGACGGGGTCCGCGCGGTCATGGACGAGGAGGGGGTGCGCCGCCCCGTCATCGCCAAGGTCGAGAAGCCGCAGGCCGTCGAGCACCTGCGCGAGGTCGTCGACGCCTTCGACGGCATCATGGTCGCGCGCGGCGACCTCGGCGTGGAGCTGCCGCTGTACGAGGTGCCGCTCGTGCAGAAGCGGGCCGTCGAGCTCGCGCGCCGGCAGGCCAAGCCCGTCATCGTCGCGACGCAGATGCTCGAGTCGATGATCTCCGCGCCGCGCCCCACGCGCGCCGAGGCCAGCGACGTCGCCAACGCCGTCCTCGACGGGGCCGACGCCGTCATGCTGTCCGGTGAGACGAGCGTCGGGCAGTTCCCCTTCGACGCGGTCCGCACGATGGCCGACATCATCAGCAACACCGAGGAGCACGGGCTGGACCGGATCGCCCCGCTCGGCACCCGTCCGCGCACCAAGGGCGGCGCCATCACCCGCGCGGCCGCCGAGGTCGGCTCGACGCTCGGCGT of the Aquipuribacter sp. SD81 genome contains:
- the gltB gene encoding glutamate synthase large subunit; translated protein: MTLSAYERFAPRPHEGLYDPAAEHDACGVAFVATLRGTPGHDIVDHALTALRNLDHRGAVGAEPDTGDGAGILLQVPDAFLREVAEDVGVVLPAAGRYVVGIAFLPPQADERRIAETAVETVAEEEGLRVLGWRDVPVAVDLVGPTARAYMPVFRQVFLVPAEGGPADGLSGLELDRYAFCVRKRLENDHGVYFPSLSSRTLVYKGMLTTGQLEPFFPDLSDRRLATELALVHSRFSTNTFPSWPLAHPFRMIAHNGEINTVRGNRNWMRARESSLSSELIPGDLERLYPVNAVGASDSASFDEVLELLHLGGRSLPHAVLMMIPEAWENHAEMDPARRAFYDYHSDIMEPWDGPASVTFTDGTLIGAVLDRNGLRPARYWVTSEGLVVMASETGVLDIEPDHVVRKGRLQPGRMLLVDTGQGRIIDDAEIKSQLAAEQPYARWLEENRVHLADLPERVHVVHPAASVTRRQQTFGYTEEELRVLLAPMAANAAEPIGSMGTDTPLAVLSQRPRLLFDYFTQLFAQVTNPPLDAIREELVTSLRGAIGPELNILEATPQHCAHIVLPFPVIDNDELAKIVHIEDGEGRPATVVVAGLYRVAGGGAALARRIEEICAEVDRAIGAGAQFVVLSDRDSTATLAPIPSLLLTAAVHHHLIRTRARTRVGLLVEAGDVREVHHCALLVGYGAAAINPYLAMESVEDLVRRGTLPVDAPTATRNLIKALGKGVLKVMSKMGISTVASYRGAQVFEAIGLGQELVDRYFTGTTSQLGGVGIDVLAEEVARRHAVAYPPDGGPTGPRMLAQGGEYQWRRDGEIHLFDPETVFRLQHATRAQREDVYREYTRAVDDRSTRLGTLRGLFRLRTDEAAPVPLDEVESVESIMTRFATGAMSFGSISPEAHETIAVGMNRIGGRSNTGEGGEAVDRLLDPERRSSVKQVASGRFGVTSMYLTHADDIQIKMAQGAKPGEGGQLPGHKVYPLIASIRSSTPGVGLISPPPHHDIYSIEDLAQLIHDLKNANPGARIHVKLVSEIGVGTVAAGVSKAHADVVLVSGHDGGTGASPLTSLKHAGAPWELGLAETQQTLLLNNLRDRITVQVDGAMKTGRDVVVAALLGAEEFGFSTAPLIVSGCVMMRVCHLNTCPVGVATMDPRLRAKFAGKPEFVETFFRFVAQEVREHLAALGLRSVDEAVGRADLLDTRRAEEHWKADGLDLSGVLHQPEGVPAGAARHKVVDQDHGLEKALDQTLVQMSADALERGEPVRIDVPVRNINRTVGTMLGHEVTLRHGEKGLPDDTIDITLTGSAGQSLGAFLPRGITLRLWGDANDYVGKGLSGGRIVVRPHRGTRFNTQRNIIGGNVIAYGATAGEILIQGEVGERCCVRNSGATVVVEGVGDHGCEYMTGGTVVVLGRTGRNFAAGMSGGVAYVLDLREGRVNRELVDVEPVDDADVELLLPLLRRHVEETGSLVAEDLVLEPDVLRARVSKVVPREYRRVLAVRAEAEAEGLDVDGEEVWQRIVAPA
- the pyk gene encoding pyruvate kinase — its product is MRRAKIVCTLGPAVAGTDRIRQLVEAGMDVARMNFSHGDHSDHEQNFADVRAAAEATGRNVAILLDLQGPKIRLGRFAEGATELVPGAEFTVTTEDVVGDGEQVSTTYAGLPGDVSAGDTILIDDGRLSLRVLSVDGPRVRTEVVVGGRVSNNKGLNLPGVAVSVPALTDKDVEDLRFGLRLGVDLVALSFVRNAVDADGVRAVMDEEGVRRPVIAKVEKPQAVEHLREVVDAFDGIMVARGDLGVELPLYEVPLVQKRAVELARRQAKPVIVATQMLESMISAPRPTRAEASDVANAVLDGADAVMLSGETSVGQFPFDAVRTMADIISNTEEHGLDRIAPLGTRPRTKGGAITRAAAEVGSTLGVKYLCCFSQSGDSAKRMSRLRSPIPLLVFTPSEEARRELALSWGVQAFLVPTVLHTDDMVRQVDDSMLKHGLGAEGDTVVVVAGSPPGIPGSTNALRVHRVGDAVAAVAPAYET